The Nitrosomonas cryotolerans ATCC 49181 genome includes a window with the following:
- a CDS encoding DUF2490 domain-containing protein: MLKKINIFMVSASAIISLILSSPVVAEKVAEDFQTWGNITATGNFSAINPNLKNLKYWVEGQGRFGDDSSRFSQSLIRPGIGYAVNDKTSVWVGYAWVPTSRPFAAKSPFNEHRIWQQLLWSDSYSFGKVTSRTRFEQRFFDIPGSTDVAYRYRQMLKLSVPMPFISPNVSFVVFDEIFVNLNNIDTGIKTGFNQNRAFAGIGYKFNQYTTGEIGYMNQYFNRPQNPRPDQMQHILSVNLFFNF; the protein is encoded by the coding sequence ATGCTAAAGAAAATAAATATTTTTATGGTCTCCGCATCGGCAATAATAAGTTTAATCCTATCTAGTCCCGTCGTTGCTGAGAAGGTAGCAGAAGATTTTCAAACCTGGGGTAATATAACCGCTACGGGAAATTTTTCTGCTATCAATCCAAATTTAAAAAACCTTAAATACTGGGTTGAGGGACAAGGACGCTTTGGTGATGATTCTTCACGGTTTTCTCAGTCACTTATTCGTCCTGGCATCGGATACGCAGTTAATGACAAGACCAGTGTATGGGTAGGCTACGCCTGGGTTCCAACCAGCCGCCCATTTGCAGCTAAAAGTCCTTTCAACGAACATAGAATCTGGCAACAATTATTATGGAGTGATTCATATTCATTTGGTAAAGTGACTAGCCGTACTCGTTTTGAACAACGATTCTTTGATATTCCTGGTAGTACTGATGTAGCCTATCGTTATCGACAGATGTTGAAACTATCCGTTCCCATGCCTTTTATCTCACCAAACGTAAGTTTTGTGGTGTTCGATGAGATATTTGTTAATCTCAATAATATCGATACAGGGATCAAAACTGGTTTCAATCAAAACAGAGCATTTGCGGGTATAGGTTATAAGTTTAACCAATATACTACCGGTGAAATAGGTTACATGAACCAATATTTCAACAGGCCGCAGAATCCCCGTCCGGATCAAATGCAGCATATATTGTCCGTTAACTTATTCTTCAATTTCTAG
- the rapA gene encoding RNA polymerase-associated protein RapA has protein sequence MNDFRLGQRWICDADLQLGLGTIQAVENRTVTLLFMATGETRSYARQSAPLTRVIFSVGDTLTSHEDWTLKVESVIQQDGLFIYSGITPDGNRLRLAETQLAQFMQFNQPAERLFNGQIDRDQWFRIRYQTLLERNRLANTPLYGLIGSRADLIPHQLYIAHEVAQRYAPRVLLADEVGLGKTIEAGLILHQQLLTERIKRVLIVVPETLLHQWLVEMLRRFNLYFSVFDKARCEALAESDAQENPFHSEQLILCSLNFLCLNPDYCQFAIEGEWDLLIVDEAHHLQWSAQEISPEYAIIEQLATHTKGILLLTATPEQLGKSSHFARLRLLDPNRFPDFETFVAEEQSYAPIAQAIEALLSEQHLDDEINQVIASTIQSEYAQKLLRQLNSPALDLQKNNSIRKELAELLLDRHGTGRILFRNTRAAIQGFPKRHVKAIPLALPPQYRDCSLSSVAIAKSQPQLLLCPERLYQMTAQPVDPYWTEIDPRVSWLSTTLKQLKPEKVLVITANTQTALDLAKALKTLTGQHIPVFHEHMSLVERDRAAAFFANKEGDSQLLVCSEIGSEGRNFQFAHHLILFDLPLNPDLLEQRIGRLDRIGQTETINISIPYLENSAQAIMFYWYHQGLNAFQKTCPAGQTVFLSIETSLKKILYQREPNLDEVSDLIRVTHATHQALNDTLERGRDKLLEYHSFRPDITDKLMALQDTDKRLSHYMDTAFDCFGIHSEEHRSNSFLIRPSEHMTAPFWGLNDEGTVITYDRKTALANEDIHYLTWEHPMVIHTMDRVLSNELGNAVIIAMQHKTVIPGTLFLESLYVIETGHINLYQSNRYLPSTMIRILLDEQGNENYPSLNHTAINNHYSPIPIEIAKQVIQLKKESIRTLISISRQQAQIQIPEITAQAHDKVEKIFTLEIDRLKTLRNVNPNVRTEEIDFLEQQRKDLTQAFNAVNLRLDALRIIVAT, from the coding sequence ATGAATGATTTTAGACTCGGTCAACGCTGGATATGTGATGCGGATTTGCAGCTAGGTTTAGGAACTATCCAGGCTGTCGAGAACCGAACCGTCACACTTCTCTTCATGGCAACAGGAGAAACACGTTCTTACGCGAGACAATCAGCACCATTAACACGTGTTATTTTTTCAGTGGGCGATACGCTAACCAGTCATGAGGACTGGACATTAAAAGTTGAGTCAGTGATACAACAAGATGGGTTATTTATCTATTCCGGAATAACCCCGGATGGAAACAGACTGAGACTTGCTGAAACACAACTGGCTCAGTTCATGCAATTTAACCAACCTGCTGAACGGTTATTTAATGGACAGATTGATAGAGACCAATGGTTTCGGATACGATACCAAACGCTACTGGAGCGAAACCGGCTGGCCAACACCCCATTATATGGCTTGATCGGTTCCCGCGCCGATCTGATTCCTCATCAATTGTATATTGCCCATGAAGTTGCACAGCGATACGCGCCGCGCGTATTACTCGCTGATGAAGTGGGCCTGGGGAAGACTATTGAAGCCGGCCTGATTCTACATCAACAGTTATTGACCGAGCGTATCAAACGAGTACTCATTGTCGTCCCGGAAACATTGCTGCATCAGTGGCTGGTAGAAATGCTGCGACGTTTTAATCTTTATTTTAGTGTATTTGATAAGGCTCGCTGTGAGGCCTTAGCAGAAAGCGATGCTCAGGAGAATCCATTCCATAGCGAACAACTGATCCTGTGCAGCCTCAATTTTCTTTGTCTCAATCCAGATTATTGCCAATTCGCCATAGAAGGTGAATGGGATTTGTTAATTGTGGATGAAGCGCATCATTTACAATGGTCAGCACAAGAAATAAGCCCGGAATATGCCATCATTGAACAATTAGCAACGCACACTAAAGGCATTCTTTTATTAACAGCAACACCCGAGCAATTAGGAAAAAGCAGCCACTTTGCGCGTCTTCGATTACTGGATCCCAATCGATTTCCTGATTTTGAAACTTTTGTTGCAGAAGAACAATCCTATGCACCTATTGCACAAGCAATAGAGGCTCTACTCAGCGAACAGCATTTAGATGATGAAATAAACCAAGTTATCGCATCGACAATTCAATCGGAATACGCCCAGAAATTATTGAGACAATTGAACAGTCCGGCTTTAGATTTACAGAAAAATAATAGTATACGAAAAGAACTGGCCGAATTATTACTCGATCGACATGGAACGGGCCGCATATTATTTCGTAATACGCGCGCAGCGATCCAAGGGTTTCCAAAAAGACATGTCAAGGCTATACCGCTTGCATTACCGCCGCAATATCGTGACTGTTCTTTGTCATCTGTAGCAATCGCCAAATCGCAACCACAATTATTGCTTTGTCCAGAACGACTCTATCAAATGACCGCACAACCCGTCGATCCATACTGGACCGAAATTGATCCACGGGTAAGCTGGCTGAGTACTACCCTGAAACAACTAAAACCTGAAAAAGTATTAGTGATTACCGCCAATACACAAACAGCACTCGATCTGGCTAAAGCACTCAAAACCCTAACCGGTCAGCATATTCCAGTATTTCATGAGCATATGAGCCTAGTTGAACGCGACCGAGCTGCGGCCTTTTTTGCGAATAAGGAAGGGGATAGCCAGCTGCTTGTCTGCTCTGAAATTGGTAGTGAAGGGCGTAACTTCCAATTCGCCCATCATCTGATTCTATTTGATTTACCCTTAAATCCAGATTTGCTTGAACAACGAATTGGCAGGCTGGACCGAATTGGTCAGACCGAAACAATTAATATATCGATTCCTTATCTGGAAAACAGTGCCCAGGCGATCATGTTTTACTGGTATCACCAAGGATTAAATGCTTTTCAGAAAACCTGCCCTGCGGGTCAAACTGTTTTCTTATCGATCGAGACCTCACTCAAGAAGATCCTTTACCAACGTGAACCAAACTTAGATGAAGTTTCAGATTTAATTCGTGTTACTCACGCTACCCATCAAGCACTCAACGATACGCTAGAGCGTGGACGGGATAAGTTACTTGAATACCATTCTTTCCGGCCAGATATCACTGACAAGCTAATGGCATTACAGGATACAGATAAACGCTTATCACATTATATGGATACTGCCTTTGATTGTTTTGGCATCCATAGCGAAGAACATCGTTCCAACAGTTTTCTTATCCGCCCCAGTGAACATATGACCGCCCCATTTTGGGGTTTAAATGATGAAGGGACGGTCATCACTTATGACAGAAAAACAGCGTTAGCCAATGAAGATATTCATTATCTCACCTGGGAGCATCCTATGGTTATCCATACCATGGATAGGGTTTTGAGTAATGAATTAGGCAATGCTGTAATCATCGCCATGCAGCACAAAACGGTCATACCTGGAACTCTGTTTCTAGAAAGCCTGTACGTCATTGAAACAGGACACATTAATCTATACCAAAGCAACCGCTATCTACCATCAACCATGATTCGTATTTTACTCGATGAACAGGGTAATGAGAATTATCCCTCTCTGAATCATACCGCAATTAATAATCACTATTCGCCAATTCCAATCGAAATAGCAAAACAGGTTATTCAGTTAAAAAAGGAATCAATTCGAACACTAATTTCAATCAGCAGACAACAGGCTCAGATACAAATCCCCGAGATCACTGCGCAGGCACATGATAAAGTAGAAAAGATTTTTACACTTGAGATTGATCGGCTCAAGACTTTACGCAACGTCAATCCGAACGTACGCACAGAAGAAATCGATTTTCTCGAACAACAGCGGAAAGATCTAACTCAGGCATTTAACGCGGTCAATTTAAGATTGGATGCACTCAGAATTATTGTTGCCACCTAA
- the pth gene encoding aminoacyl-tRNA hydrolase: protein MKLIVGLGNPGKEYVDTRHNAGFQWINNLVDKLGVSLRAEARFHGLCARVGQGNAELYLLEPQTYMNASGRAVAALCRFYKIQPEQIIVIHDELDLLPGVSKLKWGGGLGGHNGLKDIAAQLGTKDFWRLRIGIGHPGNRNAVVDYVLRSPGKAEATLIDEAIERSLEVWPLLVQGDCQAAMLKLHTKA from the coding sequence ATGAAGCTCATTGTTGGTCTGGGAAATCCAGGGAAGGAGTATGTTGATACTCGGCATAATGCCGGCTTTCAGTGGATAAATAACCTGGTTGATAAACTGGGAGTTTCGCTGAGAGCAGAAGCACGTTTTCATGGTTTATGTGCCCGAGTTGGGCAGGGCAACGCTGAACTGTATTTACTAGAACCACAGACCTACATGAATGCGAGTGGACGAGCTGTTGCGGCTCTATGTCGATTTTATAAAATCCAGCCTGAGCAGATAATAGTGATACATGATGAGCTGGATCTATTGCCGGGGGTAAGCAAGCTGAAATGGGGGGGTGGTTTGGGTGGACATAATGGTCTTAAAGACATTGCGGCACAGCTCGGTACCAAAGATTTTTGGCGTTTGAGAATTGGTATAGGGCATCCGGGTAATAGAAATGCCGTGGTGGATTATGTGCTGCGTTCGCCAGGAAAAGCAGAGGCTACACTGATTGATGAAGCGATTGAGCGTAGTTTGGAAGTTTGGCCACTACTTGTCCAGGGTGATTGTCAAGCAGCAATGTTAAAACTACATACCAAAGCGTGA
- the fnr gene encoding fumarate/nitrate reduction transcriptional regulator Fnr — translation MLLNTVSTDHLDASDIKANCASCNLRELCLPVGLNEDEIEMLGEVVSRKRRIQRGEYLYHAGSDFQSLFAVRNGFFKTCLLHEDGRQQVVGLHMRGELLGLSAISAEAYTCDAVALEDSEVCEIPFVKLEEITRIIPTLMHHFYKIMSCEIVKDHDVMLSLGSMKADERLAAFLLNLSQRFSRLGYSSLNFNLRMTREEIGSYLGLKLETVSRAFSKLQEEKILTVDNKYIQISDIKRLKSKIGISLCV, via the coding sequence GTGTTACTAAATACCGTATCAACAGATCACCTTGATGCCTCTGATATCAAGGCTAACTGTGCATCATGTAATCTGCGTGAATTGTGTCTTCCGGTAGGCCTCAACGAAGATGAAATAGAAATGCTTGGTGAGGTAGTCAGTCGTAAACGGAGAATACAGCGTGGCGAGTATCTGTATCATGCGGGTTCAGATTTTCAATCTCTTTTTGCTGTTCGTAATGGCTTCTTTAAAACATGCTTGCTTCATGAGGATGGACGCCAGCAAGTCGTTGGATTACACATGAGAGGGGAATTGTTGGGACTCAGTGCCATTAGCGCAGAGGCATATACATGTGATGCCGTGGCATTGGAGGATAGTGAGGTATGCGAAATTCCTTTTGTAAAGCTGGAAGAAATAACACGCATCATTCCGACATTGATGCACCATTTTTATAAAATTATGAGCTGTGAAATTGTAAAAGATCATGATGTGATGTTATCACTGGGTAGCATGAAAGCGGATGAACGGCTGGCAGCTTTCTTGCTTAATTTGTCTCAACGTTTCTCCAGATTGGGTTATTCTTCTCTGAATTTTAACCTGCGTATGACACGGGAAGAGATTGGCAGCTATTTAGGCCTTAAGTTGGAAACAGTCAGCCGTGCCTTTTCTAAATTGCAGGAAGAAAAAATCCTTACCGTTGATAATAAATATATTCAAATAAGCGATATTAAACGGTTGAAATCGAAAATTGGAATTTCTTTGTGTGTTTAA
- a CDS encoding 50S ribosomal protein L25/general stress protein Ctc: MQIEISADKRTMQGKGASRRLRGSGKVPGVIYGGESPAQSIELDHNNLFHKLKQEAFHASILSLIVAGESQQVLLRDVQMHPFKQQVLHVDFQRVAKNKKIHMKVPLHFINAEISPGVKTSGGIVSHVLTEVDISCLPADLPEFISVDLAEMAAGHTLHLRDLVLPANVEIPALAKGDDSPVATIVIPRSALSSEDNDTAATDKDGV, from the coding sequence ATGCAAATTGAAATTAGTGCTGATAAACGTACAATGCAGGGAAAGGGTGCGAGCCGCCGTCTGCGTGGTTCTGGCAAGGTTCCAGGTGTTATTTATGGCGGGGAATCTCCGGCACAATCTATCGAGCTGGATCATAATAATTTATTTCATAAACTGAAACAGGAAGCATTTCATGCTTCTATCCTGTCTTTGATTGTTGCGGGAGAGAGCCAGCAGGTATTGTTGCGTGACGTGCAAATGCATCCGTTTAAACAGCAAGTATTACATGTTGATTTTCAACGCGTTGCCAAGAATAAAAAAATACACATGAAAGTCCCGTTGCACTTTATTAATGCGGAGATCTCTCCAGGAGTCAAGACTTCTGGAGGTATTGTCAGCCATGTTCTTACCGAAGTGGATATATCCTGCTTGCCAGCAGACCTGCCAGAATTTATTTCTGTCGATTTAGCCGAGATGGCGGCGGGACACACACTTCATTTAAGAGATCTGGTATTACCTGCAAACGTGGAAATTCCTGCATTGGCCAAGGGGGATGATTCGCCTGTTGCAACGATTGTTATCCCACGCTCGGCTCTTTCTTCTGAGGATAACGACACTGCTGCGACGGATAAAGACGGTGTTTAA
- the ychF gene encoding redox-regulated ATPase YchF: MSLKCGIVGLPNVGKSTLFNALTKAGIAAENYPFCTIDPNIGIVEVPDLRLEKLSEIVNPQKIQAAIVEFVDIAGLVAGASKGEGLGNKFLANIRETDGIVNMVRCFADDNIVHVTGKVDPISDIEIIQTELSLADLATVEKALQREAKLAKSGNKDAIKMCTLLEMMHAHLDQGRPARTLDLDKDQRQLLLPLCLLTAKPAIYVANVDDTGFENNPLLARVEEYAAKEGAPVVAICASLEAEIAELSDEDKQIFLADIHLEEPGLNRLVRAAYQLLGLQTYFTAGVKEVRAWTIHKGDTAPQAASVIHTDFEKGFIRAEVIAYDDFITCKGEQGAKEAGKMRLEGKEYIVKDGDIMHFRFNV, from the coding sequence ATGAGTCTGAAATGCGGTATTGTGGGCCTTCCCAATGTTGGAAAATCCACGCTGTTTAATGCATTAACTAAGGCGGGTATTGCCGCAGAAAACTATCCTTTTTGTACGATTGATCCTAATATAGGTATTGTAGAGGTGCCTGATCTACGCTTGGAAAAACTCAGTGAGATCGTAAACCCGCAGAAAATACAGGCCGCTATCGTCGAATTTGTTGATATCGCGGGTCTGGTTGCCGGGGCATCCAAAGGAGAAGGATTAGGAAATAAATTTCTTGCCAATATTCGTGAAACGGATGGAATCGTGAATATGGTGCGCTGTTTTGCGGACGATAATATTGTTCACGTGACTGGCAAAGTGGATCCGATTTCGGATATTGAAATTATACAGACTGAATTATCTTTAGCTGATCTGGCGACAGTAGAAAAAGCATTACAACGTGAAGCCAAGCTGGCGAAATCGGGCAATAAAGACGCGATCAAGATGTGCACCTTATTGGAAATGATGCACGCACATCTTGATCAAGGCAGGCCCGCTCGAACCTTGGATCTGGATAAAGATCAACGGCAGTTATTACTACCCTTATGCTTATTAACGGCCAAACCTGCTATTTATGTAGCTAATGTTGACGATACTGGTTTCGAGAATAATCCGTTATTGGCGCGTGTGGAGGAATATGCGGCCAAAGAAGGTGCGCCGGTGGTGGCAATCTGTGCCTCACTTGAGGCTGAAATTGCAGAGCTATCGGATGAGGATAAGCAGATTTTTCTTGCGGATATTCATCTTGAGGAACCAGGATTGAATCGCTTGGTACGTGCTGCTTATCAGTTACTGGGACTGCAGACTTATTTTACTGCCGGAGTAAAAGAAGTTAGAGCTTGGACGATTCATAAGGGGGACACTGCACCGCAAGCTGCGAGTGTTATTCATACCGATTTCGAAAAAGGTTTTATTCGTGCTGAAGTCATTGCTTATGACGATTTTATTACCTGCAAAGGTGAACAAGGTGCAAAAGAGGCCGGTAAAATGCGTCTTGAGGGCAAAGAATATATCGTTAAAGATGGAGACATCATGCATTTTCGTTTTAATGTATAA
- a CDS encoding BCCT family transporter yields the protein MNRFITICSKAVIMTLVLWAAISPDQALIVLNTANDALLNRFNAYYVWVVSFFLVFCIGMAVIPSIGKLKLGKEHEKPEFSNLSWFSMMFSAGMGIGLMVFSTAEPLWHFGDNPEVIKGNVEPYTRDAIQSAFRYAFLHYGLHPWGIYVVTGLSMAYFSYTHNLPLTVRSTLAPLLGKHLNGYIGHILDITAIISTLLGVAVTIGYGVNQLVIGFSDITEFGWMMSSDENSAPTNTALIFILCIVMSLSTISAATGVGRGIRYLSNLNLGLSCILLLIFLIFGPLFFLLQLYISGLIDYVITLPAISVAVFEIKTPLGDWQENGTILYWAWWIAFAPFVGLFLARISKGRTIREFILGAMFAPTAVCFIWIVLLGGTAVNLELYGTADGNIIGAAPSAQLFETLNMLLSGGMSKAVSILAVILILTFLITSADSGVLVLNTIMAGGEKHTSIKHRIIWGLILTTVIGTLLIVGDGGLEALQNAMIIGALPFSMVMVLMCISVVKEVMNHRK from the coding sequence TTGAATAGATTTATTACAATTTGTAGCAAAGCCGTCATTATGACGCTTGTTCTTTGGGCTGCAATTTCTCCCGATCAGGCATTAATTGTTTTAAATACCGCTAATGATGCATTACTTAATAGGTTTAATGCTTATTATGTCTGGGTCGTTTCTTTTTTTCTTGTCTTTTGTATTGGGATGGCAGTCATTCCTTCAATTGGCAAGTTGAAACTTGGCAAGGAGCATGAGAAGCCAGAATTCTCTAATTTGTCATGGTTTTCCATGATGTTTAGTGCTGGAATGGGCATTGGGCTAATGGTTTTTTCTACTGCGGAGCCGCTTTGGCACTTCGGTGACAATCCTGAGGTAATCAAGGGCAATGTTGAGCCCTATACTCGTGATGCAATTCAATCGGCTTTTCGTTATGCATTTTTGCACTACGGATTACACCCATGGGGAATCTATGTTGTAACCGGGTTAAGTATGGCCTATTTCTCATACACGCATAACCTACCTTTGACAGTACGTTCGACATTGGCACCGCTATTGGGTAAACATCTGAATGGCTACATCGGGCACATTCTTGATATCACGGCGATTATATCGACGCTTTTGGGGGTTGCTGTGACAATTGGTTATGGCGTGAATCAATTGGTGATTGGTTTTAGCGATATTACCGAGTTTGGCTGGATGATGTCATCGGATGAAAATTCAGCTCCAACGAATACAGCACTTATTTTTATATTATGCATCGTTATGTCGTTATCAACTATTTCAGCTGCTACCGGCGTTGGGCGTGGAATCAGGTACTTAAGTAATTTAAATCTGGGGTTGTCATGTATATTATTATTAATCTTCCTGATTTTTGGCCCATTATTTTTTTTATTACAGCTATATATTAGCGGATTAATTGATTATGTGATTACGTTACCGGCTATTTCAGTTGCGGTATTTGAAATTAAAACACCACTAGGGGATTGGCAAGAAAATGGGACCATTCTGTATTGGGCTTGGTGGATAGCGTTCGCACCATTTGTTGGATTATTTCTAGCCCGTATCTCTAAGGGGCGTACGATTCGTGAATTCATATTAGGAGCGATGTTTGCGCCCACGGCCGTATGCTTTATCTGGATTGTTTTATTAGGTGGTACTGCAGTAAATTTAGAGCTCTATGGTACGGCTGATGGTAATATCATTGGTGCGGCACCTTCGGCACAGCTATTTGAAACATTAAATATGTTGCTTTCTGGCGGGATGTCAAAGGCTGTTTCAATTTTGGCGGTAATTCTGATACTGACTTTTCTGATTACATCAGCGGACTCTGGTGTATTGGTACTCAATACGATTATGGCTGGTGGTGAAAAGCATACCAGTATAAAGCATAGAATAATTTGGGGTCTAATTCTTACAACGGTTATCGGTACCTTACTGATTGTTGGTGATGGTGGTCTTGAAGCCTTGCAGAATGCCATGATTATTGGTGCGTTGCCATTTTCTATGGTAATGGTGCTTATGTGTATTTCTGTTGTCAAGGAAGTAATGAATCATAGAAAGTAG
- a CDS encoding DUF2490 domain-containing protein, translating to MLKKLNIFIVSAIISLIPSSLAFADEKTVNDFMTWSGTTITGDLSFIDPNNPHLKKIKVMLLAQGRWGDDTSRFTQALIRPGIGYAFNKYVTAMIGYDWLPTQRPFAGNRPFNEHRLWQQLEIKDTFSFGTLSARTRFEQQFFDIPGVKDVGQRFREKLKLSIPLSFVSPKLNLVVWDEVFVNMVDTDSGIRQGFNQNWAFGGFGYKFTDVIYGELGYQNQIINRPDSPRPDQMDHILAINVNFNF from the coding sequence ATGTTAAAGAAACTCAACATTTTTATAGTTTCAGCAATAATTAGTCTGATCCCTTCCAGTTTGGCATTCGCTGATGAAAAAACCGTGAATGATTTCATGACCTGGAGTGGAACAACGATTACAGGTGATTTGTCTTTTATCGATCCCAACAACCCCCATTTAAAGAAAATCAAAGTCATGCTTTTAGCACAAGGGCGTTGGGGTGATGATACATCGCGATTTACCCAGGCACTCATACGCCCTGGCATCGGCTATGCTTTTAATAAATATGTAACAGCCATGATTGGTTACGACTGGCTACCCACTCAACGTCCATTTGCGGGTAACCGCCCATTCAATGAACACAGACTCTGGCAGCAATTAGAGATAAAGGATACCTTTTCTTTCGGCACATTAAGTGCCCGTACTCGATTTGAGCAGCAGTTTTTTGATATCCCCGGCGTCAAGGATGTTGGTCAGCGGTTCCGGGAAAAATTAAAATTATCCATACCTCTGTCTTTTGTATCCCCTAAACTGAATTTAGTTGTATGGGATGAGGTATTTGTCAATATGGTAGATACTGATTCAGGTATTCGGCAAGGTTTCAATCAAAACTGGGCATTTGGAGGGTTTGGTTATAAATTTACCGATGTCATTTATGGCGAATTGGGTTATCAAAATCAGATTATTAACAGACCAGACAGTCCCCGCCCAGACCAAATGGATCATATTCTGGCGATTAACGTTAATTTTAATTTCTAA
- a CDS encoding ribose-phosphate pyrophosphokinase, translating into MSYDSLMVFTGTANPKLAQNVVKHLNIHLGRATVERFSDGEIMVEILENVRGKDVFVLQSTCAPTNDSLMEILVMVDALKRASARRITAAIPYFGYARQDRRPRSVRVPITAKVVANMLTTVGVDRLLTMDLHSDQIQGFFDIPVDNIYGTPILLGDVWKSNYQNLVVVSPDVGGVVRARHMAKRLECDLAIIDKRRPKPNEAKVMNIIGEVKGRTCVIIDDMVDTANTLCEAARALKAEGAEYVLAYSTHAVLSGSAVERIENSELDKVVVTDTIPLREDAKACSRICQLSVASLLAETMLRISNESSLSSLFME; encoded by the coding sequence ATGTCTTACGACAGTTTGATGGTTTTTACCGGCACAGCCAATCCAAAATTGGCACAGAATGTTGTCAAACATCTCAATATACATTTAGGACGCGCTACGGTTGAGCGTTTTAGCGATGGTGAGATTATGGTGGAAATCCTGGAAAATGTGCGCGGTAAGGATGTGTTTGTACTACAGTCTACTTGCGCACCCACTAACGATAGCTTGATGGAGATATTGGTAATGGTGGATGCACTCAAACGTGCATCTGCTCGGCGTATTACTGCCGCTATTCCTTATTTTGGTTACGCCCGGCAAGATAGAAGACCGCGTTCGGTACGCGTGCCGATCACAGCTAAAGTAGTGGCCAATATGTTAACCACAGTTGGCGTGGATCGGTTACTGACAATGGACTTACATTCTGACCAAATCCAGGGATTCTTTGATATTCCAGTAGATAATATCTATGGGACGCCTATTCTGCTTGGTGATGTCTGGAAGAGTAACTATCAGAATTTGGTCGTTGTTTCGCCCGACGTGGGTGGTGTAGTACGGGCTCGGCATATGGCCAAGCGTTTGGAATGTGACCTGGCGATTATTGATAAACGCCGCCCTAAGCCCAACGAAGCAAAGGTAATGAATATTATTGGTGAGGTTAAGGGTCGTACCTGCGTCATCATCGATGATATGGTGGATACTGCGAATACTTTATGTGAAGCAGCTCGGGCATTGAAAGCAGAAGGCGCCGAATATGTACTGGCTTATTCAACTCATGCTGTATTATCGGGTAGCGCAGTGGAACGGATTGAGAACTCCGAATTGGACAAGGTAGTCGTTACTGATACGATTCCTTTGCGTGAGGATGCCAAAGCCTGTAGTCGCATCTGTCAATTGAGTGTTGCTAGCTTACTGGCGGAAACAATGTTGCGGATTAGCAATGAAAGTTCATTAAGTTCGCTGTTTATGGAGTAA
- a CDS encoding c-type cytochrome, protein MKKTNFLLAAAVLFILAGCGASNDYTPVADATGEEIFSTACTGCHKPLSGSVAMILSEDMANKDAILNKVKSGSMRMPSFTNIQGEAADRLADYILANSQAK, encoded by the coding sequence ATGAAAAAAACGAATTTCTTGTTAGCAGCGGCTGTATTGTTCATTTTAGCTGGTTGTGGAGCAAGTAATGACTACACCCCTGTAGCCGACGCCACTGGTGAAGAGATATTCAGTACAGCGTGTACAGGATGTCATAAGCCTTTAAGTGGCAGTGTTGCAATGATACTGAGTGAGGATATGGCAAATAAGGATGCTATTCTTAATAAGGTAAAGTCAGGTAGCATGAGGATGCCTTCTTTTACGAATATTCAAGGCGAAGCAGCAGATCGTCTAGCCGACTATATATTAGCCAATAGTCAAGCCAAATAA